AAGGGGATGAAAATATATGCAAGGTGGGGATGCTCCTTCCTTGAGGATAGAGTAGTTCACCGAACAGTTCTAAGAAGTTAAGTAAGATGAAAATCAACAATAAAATATAAATACTACTTTTTTCAAAAGAAATAATATGAAAGTAACAGTAATCCACCAATGGGAAGATAATCAGAAAGATATGGTATCGAATTTCTTCAATCAATTAGTTAGTATGGCAAAGAACAAGAAACTTCCTAAAGGAATGAAACTGGAAAAAGTAAGTATTTCTCATGAATCTAAAACTGCAATCTGTGAGTGGGATGTTAACAATTTAGATTTACTTATACAAGCTGCGAAACAGTTCAATATAACGTGGAAAATAACACCTATACAGTTACAAACTCTATATGAGCATAAATCATTTTTCTAAATATTTTTATTTTATTTCTTTCTTTTTTTAATAAATTTATCCTATTTTATCCAAATAATATTTGACAACTTTTCTTAGTGCCCTACGTAATATCTCCTCTAGCGTTGGTGTTGAAATGCCTAATTTTTCGGCTAATTCAGTTAAAGATATCCCTCTCTCGTCATTAAAGTAGCCCAACTTATAAGCCAGTTTCAGTATTTCCATTTGTCTTTCAGTCAGCTCGTTGCTAGGTATCTCTGATGTATCTAATACTGTTACCTTAATACCCTGGCTTGAAAGCTTAGCTAGAAATTCCTTCAATGAAGAAGTGTTAGGAACTAAAAGAGTATAAAGTAGAGTCCTCTCTTTAACAACTTTTATTTTCTCTACAACTACATCTGAATTATAGAGAACTCTACAGACAGCGCATCCATTAGTCCTAACCCAAACTTTATTGTCATTAAGTCTTAATACTTTAATACTGTTTGATTTAAGCTTCACTATATCTTCCTTTTTTATCTCATTCTCAAATAATACTATATGATCAGTAGTACTATCTCCTAATTTAACATTTTCGACATTAGCCTTAAGACCGGTCAACGATATTATTTTCATTACTTCACATGGATGGTCCTCTACTAAAATTGTCGCTTCAAATGGTGTCTTAAACATATACTAAGAATTCGTTACTGAACTTTTAATATCTTTTCTATAAACTCCTTTAAAGCGACTGCATTATTATATGGAGATTTAGAAGCGTAAAGCAGGGTTATGTTACCACCTTTTTTAATTAGTTGTAATAGCACATCTATCTTTGGGTTCTTACTAAGTTCTTCAAAATATTTTCGTTTAAATTCCTCCCATTTACTTTCATCATGATTGTACCACTTTCGTAATTCCTCACTTGGAGCTAAGTCCCTAAGCCATAAATCTATCTGATCCTTTCTAATACCTCTAGGCCATAACCTATCCACTAGAACTCTTATTCCATCATCTCTTTCTATAGGTTCATAAACTCTTTTTACTTTTATCATATGATTATGTTCCATTATCACTTTAAAAATAGATAGGCTAATAGATTAGGTAGAGAAAAAGAATTTAATTACGTTTCTATAACCCTATGCTTCTACCCTTATAGGTTTATTAGATAAGTGATGCAGTCCAATGTGAGTAAGTAAGCTTTCTACTCTTTTTCTCTTTTCATGACAGATAGGACATTCGTAACCATCCTCTCTTACTAATGGCTTATAATCAGAGTGCTGAAGGACCTTATGCTGATAATATAGTGAATTACTAGAAAATACTTGACTGCAGATTTCACATTTTAATAATACACGTTTTTGCAT
The nucleotide sequence above comes from Sulfolobus tengchongensis. Encoded proteins:
- a CDS encoding helix-turn-helix domain-containing protein; protein product: MFKTPFEATILVEDHPCEVMKIISLTGLKANVENVKLGDSTTDHIVLFENEIKKEDIVKLKSNSIKVLRLNDNKVWVRTNGCAVCRVLYNSDVVVEKIKVVKERTLLYTLLVPNTSSLKEFLAKLSSQGIKVTVLDTSEIPSNELTERQMEILKLAYKLGYFNDERGISLTELAEKLGISTPTLEEILRRALRKVVKYYLDKIG
- a CDS encoding DUF488 domain-containing protein, with the protein product MIKVKRVYEPIERDDGIRVLVDRLWPRGIRKDQIDLWLRDLAPSEELRKWYNHDESKWEEFKRKYFEELSKNPKIDVLLQLIKKGGNITLLYASKSPYNNAVALKEFIEKILKVQ
- a CDS encoding C2H2-type zinc finger protein, which gives rise to MQKRVLLKCEICSQVFSSNSLYYQHKVLQHSDYKPLVREDGYECPICHEKRKRVESLLTHIGLHHLSNKPIRVEA